The segment TAGATATCCCGGTTCACGAGACCGTATGTATAATCCCTTGACCACCTTGAGCTTATCCCGTAAAACACCCTGTTGCGTGAATAGGGTGCAGCGTGAAAACGGATATTGTGAAACGAAACGATGATGATAAAAAAGATGATGTATGCAAAGAACGGATATTGGGAAAACCGGCTGAGCAGCGGCGATAGTTTTTCACCCAGAAGATTGAGAAGGAGGACGGCAAGCAGACAGAGAAGCAGGCAGGGTACGACCCAGAACTCGTAATAATGCGCCTCCCAGTAGGTGACATAGAGGGCGAAAACGATAAATCCGGAAAGAATGAAGAAAAAGGTACGCCGGTAGCGGACCCACATAAACGGGAAAAATATAAGGCATCCGGCAAGCGTGATCAACGTAAAATAGGCGACCTGGTTATGGGTGATACCTTTTTCGTTTTCAGGTTCGTTTATTTTGTAATCGTAGTCGTAATCGAAAGTCGAAAGATTTTTTCCGGGGACACTCGAGAGAAATGACTTTGTAAAACCCCGGAAGGGGTTTTTCGGATTGAAATTCTTGAAACCTTTTCCCCAGGTATCGAGGACGGCATATCCCATAATCCATCGCTGGAAGAGGGTGTTGCCGAAGATACTTCTGCTTTCACGCCGTTCCTCCCCTGAAAAGGGGAGATTATAGACCGATTCACCGGTATAGAAGAATCCCGCGCCGATGAGGATGATCCCGGAAAGCGCCATGACGGTGACGGTAAGATACCGCGCCCGTGGATTTTCTTCGATTTCCGGCCCCTTTTCCTTTTTTTCCATTGTGAACGGAGCCGGGATGGAAGGCCGGAACAGAAGCGGCGGAAGGAGGAGGGCGATCACACTCAAGACGCAGGCAAACCCCATATACTGATGAAACATCACACCGAGAAAAAGAATGATGCCGGCGGGGAGTGCCAGCAGTACCGGTCTGCGTTTTGAACGTTCGATTCTCTGTATTATCCATACCAGGGCGATCATTGCCGAAGCCGGAAAGATTGCCGTATCGACCTTTGTCGCATAGGAAAGGTATCCATGGCAGAAACCGATGAGAATACCGCCAAGAATTCCCCAGAAAAGCCTCCCCGTCGATTCGAAGAGAAAGAGGACCGCGAAAAAAATCCCGATGCAGGCAAAAAGGATCGAACGCAGGCGGTTGTTGACGACCACATCGGTAAAGCCCGCCTCCGCGAAGTGCTCCATCATGAACTCGTGAAACAGTTTCCCACCGGACTCCATATGAAGGTGATGGGGATAATACATACATGTGGCGCCCGGTTTCAATGCGTGTTTGATGTTGTTGAGGTAGACGATCTGGTCGGAATCGAAATACTGCTGCATATGGTGGAACTGAAAAAGGAAATAGAGAAGGCTTATTGCCAGCGCGCAAAGATACGGCAGATATGGCGCTTTGCGTATGAGAGACGTCACCCGTATCGTCCTTCCGGTTTGTTCGAACCGTCATTCTCTCCGATAATCGAAGAAAATTGTCTGAACACCTTTGACGCGTTTTTTATCGAAGCGATCGTCACTTTTTCACCGGATTTTTTCATGAAAACGATCGTCCCGATACCGAGAAGCCGGAAGAGAATATTCTGTTTGAGGACGATATGATCGATTTCCGGAACGGAAAAAACATAGAGTGACGTGCAGACGACACTGTTTCTGATGTAATACGCCTTTTTGCCCGCGTTATTTATCACAAGTGAGGAAAAAAGTGCCTGTATGTGATAAATAAGAAAAAAAAGACCGATATATCCCAGAACTAAAGCGATAATCACCTGTGCGGCGGTATCGAGCGACGACCTCGTGGGGAAATCGAAATGATAGATTTCATGCAGCCTGAAAAAGCGTACAATCTCTCCCAGCCAACCGGAAAGGTACGGATAGAGATTGAAAACAAAGATAAAGACGGTGACGGCGATAATCGTTTTTACAAGGATAAGATAAAAGGGCTGCCATGTTATGACGGTACCGGATTTTTCCAGCTGCATCATGGTTGAAAGGTACCGATAGATACAGTGCTCACGCACATGCCTGTAGATATTAATGTCCTTCAGTGTGGAAACGAAACGTGTGAAGCGGGGTTTGATCGATCGATCGATCACGGCGGCGATTGACCGGGCTATCCATAAACAACCGGATTTCATTGCCCCGCATAACGTGAGAAAAAAGCTTTTTATTCGTCCGGATTCTTTCTGTGCGGCCATTCGCTCATATCCCGATCGTCCGGCTACAACAGCGGTTTCTTCGGCCAGCGGATGCCGACTTCCGCCCCGTGCCGGATCAGCAGTTCCACGATCTCCGTATGATTGCCGTCTGCCGCAAGATGCAGCGGGACATATCCCCGTTTGTTTTTTATATTCGGACTCATGCCTTTATCGAGAAGAAACGTGACAATATCCGTATAGCCCCTTTCGGAAGCCCAATGGAGAAGGGTATTGCCGCCCGAGTCGGTGAAATCGTAGGGTGAGCCCGCTTCGAGCAGAAGCATGACGGTCGACCGGTTGTCTTTTCGCAGGGCCCATTGTATGGGGGCGCGTCCGCTTTTGTCTTTCGCGGCAATGAGATTGTCCGAATCTTTCAGGAGCCCGACGATCCCGTCGTATCCCTCGTACGCCGCCCAATGCATGATCGTCATTCCGTCCTTGTCGGGGATGGCCGTTTGTGCGCCTTCTCCGATGAGGAAATCGACGATATTTTTATAACCATCGCGGACGGCGAGATAGACGGGGGTCCTCCCTTCGCTGTCCTTTGCGTCAATGTCCATTTTTTTATCCGTAACCAGCGATTTGACCATTTCGAGATTCCCCGTATCGCATGCCCAGTGAAGGATGGTAAATCCTTCGGGATTACCCGAACATGAAAAAAACAGGAAACCGGTCATACAGAAAACGAATATGACGGATAGTTGTGATCGTTTTTTCATTAAAGCCCGCTCCATATAAAAAGCATTGTTATGACATCCATTAATACCAGATGAAGACACTCACCGTCAAGGATAAAAAAACAAATCCGAATGAATATGATGTATGAACGAGAACGGAAGCGCAGGGGATGCGATGAATTTCGTGTCATGACGGAAGGCGGCCGCCGTTGCGGGGTTCTGTTGACATGGGACGATAAAAATACTATGGTCATGGTTGTCCGGTAAAAGAGGTTGTATTTGTGCGATGTTTATTTCCATTAATGATGATACTGGTTGTCCTCACGCCTTCGGGTTGTCTCAGGCAGCGGGGGACAACAGGTGAGGCGCGGATTGAAGGCGACGGCTATCCACTCTCCGTCGTCGATGATTATGGAAACACGTTCGCGGTCCGGGAAAAACCCCGCAGGATTATCTCCGGTGCGTTGTTTATCGATGAACTGCTGCTCTCGATTGTTCAAAAGGGAGATATTGCCGCCGTCACGAATTTCGCGGAAGACGGAGAAACGTCTAACATTGAACACGACCTTGACGGTATTGAACACAGAATACCCTTCAATGTGGAAATATACCTGTCGCTCAAACCGGATATCGTCTTTCTCTCATCGTGGAGCGGTTTCGGGGGCGCCGAACAGCTTCGTGACGCGGGGATACCGGTCTGTATCCTGGATTTTCCCGTCACGTTTAACGGGGTTATTCGTACTATCAGGTTTCTTGCACGGTTGACCGCTGAAAAGGAAAGCGGTGAAGAACTGATCGAATGGATGGAAGATAAACTCAATCAAATCGAACGTTTACTTTCACCGCTGACGGAAGAAGAAAGGCTTACGGTAATGGATTATTCGGCGGATTTCGGCACATCCTTCGGCGCCGGTTCGATGTGGGATGAAATAGTGCGCCATGCCGGCTTGAAGAACGCGGTGGCGGCTCTGGATGCCGACAGATGGGGCGCCGTCCCGATTTCAAAAGAAGCACTCATCAGGCTCGATCCGGATATTATCATTTTACCGGACTGGGTGTATGGAGAACGGGACGGCGCCGACAGGAACTATAGCCTTTTTATGGAAGATCCCGCGTTCAGGGTACTCTCCGCGGTCAAAAACCGGCGGGTTTACCGGATTCCGGAAAAACACAGGAGTTCCGGTTCGCATTACAGTGTGTTAGGCGTTGAAGACCTGGCGCGGCGCGCTTATCCGACGATCTTCGGGCGGGAAAATGAGGAATAAATCGGGATTCCCTCTATTAATTGTACTTGCCGTTCTGGTTCCGGTCGCTGTCATCCTCTGTACCGGAATCGGACCGGTGATGGTGGACCCCGCCGGTATAATAGGAGTCATCCTCTCAAAACTCGGTTTCCTTTCGGCAGGGGAGGCGGACGAGGTTTTGGAGGTGACGATTCTGTTTGTCCGTCTTCCCCGTGTAATAACGGCATTGCTTGTGGGGGCCGCGCTTGCTTCAGCCGGCGCGACGATGCAGGGATTATTCAGGAATCCCCTTGCAAGTCCGGAAATTCTCGGTGTTTCGGCGGGTGGAAGTCTCGGCGCCGTCATCGCGATCGGCACCGGGCTTTTTTCGTTGAATATCTTTTTGATGCCGCTTGTTTCAGTGACGGGGGCCCTCGCCGCGGCCGCGGTGATTTATGTTATTTCCACTTACAGGGGCAATACATCGCTTCTTTTTATCATTCTCGCCGGCATGGCCGTTTCTTCCTTTTTTACCGGAATAATTTCCGCCGTCCTCCTTTTTACGGCCGAGCATCAGGTCAGCCAGTTTATTTTCTGGACAATGGGTGCTTTGGATCAACGGAGATGGGAACATATTATCATGGCACTCCCTATTCTCCTTCCCGTTATCATCCTCCTCGTCTTTTTTTCACGGGATCTCAACCTCTTTTCTCTGGGTGAGGAAAAGGCCCGGGTGCTGGGCATGCGCGTGGAACTGGTAAAACGTCTTTTGCTTTTCTTTTCGGCGGTCGCGACCGGTGTAGCCGTTTCGATCAGCGGAACAATCGGGTTTGTCGGACTCATGGTCCCCCATCTTCTGCGGCTTCTGATAGGCCCGGACAACAGGACGCTCGTCCCCGTCTGTGCGCTCGGCGGAGGACTCTTCCTCATGACCGCCGATGCGATCGGCCGTACGGTTTTTGCCCCGTATGAAATACGGGTCGGTATTATTACTGCGGCTATCGGTGCGCCCTACCTCCTTTTTCTCATCTTCGCTTACCAGCGGAAGGCATTCGGGGGAACGAAAGGAAGGGGGAATGCTCCGGTTTTGTGATGTCGGTTACCGCATCGGCGGCACATGTATTATCGACTCGGTGAGTTTTGAAGCAGGCGAGGGTGAGTTTATCGGCCTTATCGGTCCGAACGGTTCCGGCAAGACCACGCTGCTCAGGCTGGCGGACCGTCTCATTTCCCCCACGAAAGGATATATCACACTCAAAGGGAAGCCGCTTCATCGATATACGGAGCCGGAACTCGCGACACACTGCTCGTTTATGCAGCAGGAGGGGGCGGTGGGTTTTAACTTTACCGTTTCATCCGTCGTCATGTTCGGCCGTTATCCGTACAGGAGGTGGGCGCGATGGGAGACGGAAGAAGACAGGGAGAAAGTCCGCCGCGCGCTCGATTACGTGGGATTGCATGGATTCGAGGAAAGGCCGATACTGGAATTGTCGGGCGGTGAACGGCAACTCGTTTTTTTCGCCATGACACTCGTGCAGGAGACGGAGGTGCTTCTTCTCGACGAGCCGACTTCGAACCTCGATATAAAACATCAGCAGAGAATTTTCTCGATGGCCGAAGAGTTGTGCAGGGAAAAAAAGACGATAATCGCAGCGATTCACAATCTGAACGAAGCTTCACGGTACTGTTCCCGGCTGGTTCTTCTCGATGAGGGACGAATCGCCGCGGACGGGAAACCGGATAACGTCATCGCACCCGGCCTCATCGACCGCGTGTACGGGGTAAAGACCGATATCGGTATTAATACCTCGACGGGAAGCAGGCTCGTGAGTGTCGTCCCCCGGCGGGCGGGACCGGAAGGTCCGCGGGTCCATCTTATCGGCGGGGCGGGAAGCGCCGTCAATCTGACCAGGGAGCTGTTCAGGCTCGGTTTTCGGATCACGGGGGGAATCGCGCACGTAAACGATACCGATGCGATGCTGTGGAGGAGTCTTGGTATCGAAACGGTAACGACTGCGGCTTTTTCCGAGATCGACGGCGAAGCGGTTTCCGGGGCTGTTCCGTATGTCGTCGGGGCGGATTTCACGATTCTTTGTTCTTTTCCCGTCGGTGAAGGAAACGCGGCGAATCTGGAACTTGCGGGAAAAGCCCGCCGTCTGATTATCGTCGAACCGGATGAGTATGAGGAAAGGGCTTTTTTTTCCGGTCGGGCGGAAACGATGTTCATGCGGCTGCGGGAAGGGGCGGCTTTATTGACTTATAGCGAAATAATCCGGATGTTCGAAGAAATGGTATAGCCCGGAAACACAAATACCGTCAAAAGAGCTTGACTATGGTATGCCGATGGTTTAGATTTAATACAGGTATATTTATATCAGGGAGACAATCATGTCGATAATGCCGATAAAGGACGGAGATATTCTGTCGCTTATTGTCAGGATAAACGATCATTTCAGAAACAATATAACAAACAGGTTTCTCAGAAAAGCGCTTTTAGTCATGGAAATTCCCCAGTCGACATGGGACATTCTCGAGGGGATGGCGGACAAGGAAACGTACGGCAAGCTCGAGGGATATAAATTCCATGAACTCTATGAGTTTATTCTGGCCGCAGCGACGTTTATCCATCACGCAAAGAAAGAAGTCAAACCCCGGCTGAAGTCCCTTCTCTCGTCGGGCTCGCAGACGATGCTGTCCAGAAACGGACCCGAGACGAACAAAGACAAGGTACTGCGGGAAATGGCAATCAGTAATTTTGGTTCGAATCTCGGCATATTCGCCGATCTGGTCAATGAACTCTATATGAAAACGGTGGCACTCGACAAGGCAACCCATAATAACAGAAATTGTGTATTTGAAAAAAATCCCGAACTCCAGCAGGTAGGCCAGTATCTGGTCGACTGACATCGCCCGGATATAATCCGGTCAGCAGATTTCCCTGACGGCACGATCGATTTCCTCGAATAATTCTTCCATATCCCCCGTATCGATATTCGCGTAAGCGATTCGAAGCAGACGGTCTTCGATGGAAACCGTGCCGATGTGCCGTTCATAAAGAAGATACTGTCTGAGTTTTTCAGCGCTTCCCCTCTCGAGCCTGAAACACATGAAATATCCGGAATTATAGGGAAGTGGCTGCAGCGGAGAGTCTTTATCCCGTTTGGCCAGGATTTCCTTAATTTTATCGTATTTTTCCTTTACAATCCTGACGTTTTCTTCCTTTTCTCTTTCATAACTGCTGCTTTTGAGTGCACGTATGATGAGACTCTGGCCGAGCCTGCTGGAGTTCGAAATCGTGGAACGGATAAGTCCCATGGTTTTTTGTTCCAGCGCATGGTAGTGTTCCGTACCGAGTCCCTTGCCCCCGTAAGTAAGAAAACCGATTCTGAATCCCCAGACAAAATCCTCTTTTGTCGAACCGTCGAGTTTGACCGCGAGAATATTACGGTGAAGTCCCGCCAGCGCGGCGAAGACCGATTGCGGGTAGATATTGTCTTCAAAAAACAATCCGAAATACGAATCATCGGTAATGACCAAAAGGTTCGATCCGGAATCGGCGGCTTTATACAGCACCTCGACAAGCGGCTCTATTTCATCGACGGTGGGCGAATAGCCGGTCGGATTGTTCGGAAAATTGAGAAGGATAATGAGTTTCTCCTTCGATCCATGCCGTTCTATTGTTTTTTGAAGACTCGGAAGATCGAGTTTTCCATTATCATTGAAAAACGGGACACTGACGATGTTCGCTTCCTTTTTCACTTCGAATATCAGGCGATAGTTGCCCCAGAACATATCCGGGATGATGATAGTGTCTCCCGGATCGATAAAAAGATCCGCTATTATGGAAATACCCGATGTAATCCCCGCGACGACAAGGGGATGGCTCGTCGGTTTTCCCGCAAGATCGGGATTCTTTTTTTCCATGTTTTTTTTCCAGAGGTCCCGCAGTTCAGGAAGCCCCGGCGTCGATGCATAGGGAAATATTTCTTCCGGATCGAGCGACGGTATAAGTTGTCGTATCGACGGGAGAAACAGCGGCTTGCCCTTTTGACCTGCCGTTCCGATGGTGGCGTTGTAACGGTGGGCATGTTTCGTTGCTTCCATGCTCTGCGCGACGATTCCCTTTGGGAAATAGAAGCGTTTCCCGAGCGATGAAAGCAAAGCAAACGCGGCTGTTCCTTCGAGTTTTCTGTTCAGTTCTATCGCTAACGGATTCATGTGTATGAACATATATAAAAACATCGATTGAGTCAAGTTCTGGCAATGCTTTGCCGTATAAATTTTACCATTTGTGCTGTTTCTGCCGGAAACTACTGGAAAAAGAATCAAATCTTTTTTATTATATTCCGTGAGATTTTTATCAGTGCCATTACATTGGTGCTTTCCGGGAGGAAAATTTCATGGGTGATTTTTACAGACAGACTCAAGATGAGGTACTGAAGGAATTCAAGACGGTTATTGCGGAGGGGCTTTCCGAAAAGGAAGCGGAAGAAAGGCTGCTTTCCTGCGGTAAAAATGAGCTGATAGAAAAAAAACGGAAATCGCTTTTACAGATTCTTTTCAATCAGATAAAGGAGGTGATGGTTCTTATTCTGATTGTTGCCGCAATCGTCTCGATATTCCTCGGCGAGTATGTCGATGGGGCCGTTATCTTTGTCATCGTCGTCCTCAATACGATCCTGGGATTCTGGCAGGAGGTGAAAGCGGAAAACGCGATGGCCGCGCTCAAAAAACTTTCGGTTCCGTTCGTTCGTGTAAGGAGGGACGGCACTATCCGGGAAATCGCCGCATCCGGACTCGTGCCGGGCGACATTGTGATCGTTGAGACCGGTAATATCGTGCCCGCGGACGCACGACTCATATCATCACCCCATCTCCGCGTTCGGGAATCGACATTGACCGGTGAATCCGTGCCGGTCGAAAAGCATACCGATCCGCTTCCCGGCAGGGCACCGATCGGGGACAGAAAAAACATGATCTACATGGGAACGATCGTCACGTACGGCCGCGGCGAGGCCGTGGTAACCGCGACCGGGATGAACACGGAGCTTGGAAAGATAGCGACAATGCTCGGGGATGTCGAGGAAGAACAGACACCCCTGCAAAAGCGGCTGGCCCGTCTCGGGGGCGTTCTTGCCGCTTCGGCGCTTGTTCTCGTTATCATTGTTTCCGCGATATCGCTCCTCCGGGGTGAAGACCGGTTGACGATGTTCATGACCTCGATCAGCATGGCGGTGGCGGCGATTCCGGAAGGGCTTCCCGCCGTCGTCACGATCGCTTTGGCACTGGGAGCGCGAAGCATGTTGAAGAAGAAGTCGCTCATCAGAAACCTGCCCTCGGTCGAAACACTCGGTTCGGTAACGGTTATCTGTTCGGATAAAACGGGAACCCTCACCCAGAACAGGATGACGGTAACCGGTATCGTGGTTCGGGAACAAACATATTCGATAGAAGAAGCCGTGACAAAGGAAAAAGAAGGCGGCGGCACTACCGTTTCTCTTTTTCTCGCGGGGGGCATTCTTTGTAACGACGCCGTTCTCGCGGCCGGGATAGGTAATGGTGAGGATAGTGAGGCGGAAAATGCAGGACTTATCGGGGACCCGACCGAAGGCGCATTAATCGCTGCTGCCGCAAAAATCGGATTGGACAAGAAAGAACTCGAGCATGATCTGCCGAGGGTGGCGGAACTGCCGTTTGATTCGGGCAGGAAGAGAATGACCACGGTACATGTGCCCGCGGATGAGTTGAGTGAAAAGACCCGACGCCTTATCGGGCTTTGTCCGGATTATAAAAAGGGCATGTATATCGCCTTTACAAAAGGTTCGGTCGACGGGCTCATGCAGATATCGAAGAAGGCGGTACGGGACGGAAGCATCGAGGAGCTTTCCGATGACGCGAGGCGGAACATTCTCCTTGAAAACGAAAGAATGGCGAAAAACGGCATACGGGTGTTGGGCGTTGCATGCCGGATGCTCGATCGGACGTCGTTTGACCGTCCCGATCGCTATGAAGAAGACCTTGTTTTTATCGGTATGGCGGGCATGCTCGATCCGGTAAGACCGGAAGCCGCCGAAGCGGTGGCCCTTTGCCGGCGTGCGGGTATACGGCCCGTGATGATCACCGGCGATCATCCGCTGACCGCGCTTCATATCGCACGCCAACTCGGTATCACGGACGCCGACTCCTGCGTAACGGGAGAGGAACTCTCCTCGATGAACTTTATCGATCTCGAGCACGTTGTGGGTGAAGTATCGGTATATGCGCGGGTATCACCGGAACATAAAATGAAGCTCATCGACGCACTTCA is part of the Spirochaetales bacterium genome and harbors:
- a CDS encoding PH domain-containing protein → MAAQKESGRIKSFFLTLCGAMKSGCLWIARSIAAVIDRSIKPRFTRFVSTLKDINIYRHVREHCIYRYLSTMMQLEKSGTVITWQPFYLILVKTIIAVTVFIFVFNLYPYLSGWLGEIVRFFRLHEIYHFDFPTRSSLDTAAQVIIALVLGYIGLFFLIYHIQALFSSLVINNAGKKAYYIRNSVVCTSLYVFSVPEIDHIVLKQNILFRLLGIGTIVFMKKSGEKVTIASIKNASKVFRQFSSIIGENDGSNKPEGRYG
- a CDS encoding ankyrin repeat domain-containing protein; translated protein: MKKRSQLSVIFVFCMTGFLFFSCSGNPEGFTILHWACDTGNLEMVKSLVTDKKMDIDAKDSEGRTPVYLAVRDGYKNIVDFLIGEGAQTAIPDKDGMTIMHWAAYEGYDGIVGLLKDSDNLIAAKDKSGRAPIQWALRKDNRSTVMLLLEAGSPYDFTDSGGNTLLHWASERGYTDIVTFLLDKGMSPNIKNKRGYVPLHLAADGNHTEIVELLIRHGAEVGIRWPKKPLL
- a CDS encoding ABC transporter substrate-binding protein is translated as MMILVVLTPSGCLRQRGTTGEARIEGDGYPLSVVDDYGNTFAVREKPRRIISGALFIDELLLSIVQKGDIAAVTNFAEDGETSNIEHDLDGIEHRIPFNVEIYLSLKPDIVFLSSWSGFGGAEQLRDAGIPVCILDFPVTFNGVIRTIRFLARLTAEKESGEELIEWMEDKLNQIERLLSPLTEEERLTVMDYSADFGTSFGAGSMWDEIVRHAGLKNAVAALDADRWGAVPISKEALIRLDPDIIILPDWVYGERDGADRNYSLFMEDPAFRVLSAVKNRRVYRIPEKHRSSGSHYSVLGVEDLARRAYPTIFGRENEE
- a CDS encoding iron ABC transporter permease produces the protein MRNKSGFPLLIVLAVLVPVAVILCTGIGPVMVDPAGIIGVILSKLGFLSAGEADEVLEVTILFVRLPRVITALLVGAALASAGATMQGLFRNPLASPEILGVSAGGSLGAVIAIGTGLFSLNIFLMPLVSVTGALAAAAVIYVISTYRGNTSLLFIILAGMAVSSFFTGIISAVLLFTAEHQVSQFIFWTMGALDQRRWEHIIMALPILLPVIILLVFFSRDLNLFSLGEEKARVLGMRVELVKRLLLFFSAVATGVAVSISGTIGFVGLMVPHLLRLLIGPDNRTLVPVCALGGGLFLMTADAIGRTVFAPYEIRVGIITAAIGAPYLLFLIFAYQRKAFGGTKGRGNAPVL
- a CDS encoding ABC transporter ATP-binding protein translates to MLRFCDVGYRIGGTCIIDSVSFEAGEGEFIGLIGPNGSGKTTLLRLADRLISPTKGYITLKGKPLHRYTEPELATHCSFMQQEGAVGFNFTVSSVVMFGRYPYRRWARWETEEDREKVRRALDYVGLHGFEERPILELSGGERQLVFFAMTLVQETEVLLLDEPTSNLDIKHQQRIFSMAEELCREKKTIIAAIHNLNEASRYCSRLVLLDEGRIAADGKPDNVIAPGLIDRVYGVKTDIGINTSTGSRLVSVVPRRAGPEGPRVHLIGGAGSAVNLTRELFRLGFRITGGIAHVNDTDAMLWRSLGIETVTTAAFSEIDGEAVSGAVPYVVGADFTILCSFPVGEGNAANLELAGKARRLIIVEPDEYEERAFFSGRAETMFMRLREGAALLTYSEIIRMFEEMV
- a CDS encoding aminotransferase class I/II-fold pyridoxal phosphate-dependent enzyme; this translates as MNPLAIELNRKLEGTAAFALLSSLGKRFYFPKGIVAQSMEATKHAHRYNATIGTAGQKGKPLFLPSIRQLIPSLDPEEIFPYASTPGLPELRDLWKKNMEKKNPDLAGKPTSHPLVVAGITSGISIIADLFIDPGDTIIIPDMFWGNYRLIFEVKKEANIVSVPFFNDNGKLDLPSLQKTIERHGSKEKLIILLNFPNNPTGYSPTVDEIEPLVEVLYKAADSGSNLLVITDDSYFGLFFEDNIYPQSVFAALAGLHRNILAVKLDGSTKEDFVWGFRIGFLTYGGKGLGTEHYHALEQKTMGLIRSTISNSSRLGQSLIIRALKSSSYEREKEENVRIVKEKYDKIKEILAKRDKDSPLQPLPYNSGYFMCFRLERGSAEKLRQYLLYERHIGTVSIEDRLLRIAYANIDTGDMEELFEEIDRAVREIC
- a CDS encoding cation-translocating P-type ATPase yields the protein MGDFYRQTQDEVLKEFKTVIAEGLSEKEAEERLLSCGKNELIEKKRKSLLQILFNQIKEVMVLILIVAAIVSIFLGEYVDGAVIFVIVVLNTILGFWQEVKAENAMAALKKLSVPFVRVRRDGTIREIAASGLVPGDIVIVETGNIVPADARLISSPHLRVRESTLTGESVPVEKHTDPLPGRAPIGDRKNMIYMGTIVTYGRGEAVVTATGMNTELGKIATMLGDVEEEQTPLQKRLARLGGVLAASALVLVIIVSAISLLRGEDRLTMFMTSISMAVAAIPEGLPAVVTIALALGARSMLKKKSLIRNLPSVETLGSVTVICSDKTGTLTQNRMTVTGIVVREQTYSIEEAVTKEKEGGGTTVSLFLAGGILCNDAVLAAGIGNGEDSEAENAGLIGDPTEGALIAAAAKIGLDKKELEHDLPRVAELPFDSGRKRMTTVHVPADELSEKTRRLIGLCPDYKKGMYIAFTKGSVDGLMQISKKAVRDGSIEELSDDARRNILLENERMAKNGIRVLGVACRMLDRTSFDRPDRYEEDLVFIGMAGMLDPVRPEAAEAVALCRRAGIRPVMITGDHPLTALHIARQLGITDADSCVTGEELSSMNFIDLEHVVGEVSVYARVSPEHKMKLIDALQSAHHIVAMTGDGVNDAPALKSADIGVSMGITGTDVAKQSSDMVLLDDNFATLVSAVKEGRTIYDNIKKFITYILTGNFGEILVMLFGPLLGMPLPLVPTQILWINLVTDGAPAIALGYERTEKDTMRRPPYGPDESLFARGVGARILWAGGLIAFLSLAAGYFFFLRGSDVDTWRTVVFTTLTFCQMMYVMAVRSFKESVFRLNPLSNPVLLLSVLSTIGLQMMLVYVPFFQEIFRTAPLSWFQLFVCCAAGLIVVAAVELEKLFLRYIQKKMNR